The genomic DNA AAGCCATTGCGCGCAAGGGGAGGGGGGCATGAACTCCTGGCGCAATCTGGTTCCGGCTCCCCTTGCTGCCCCCGAAACGCGCGGGCTCAAGGCGGCACGTTTGCGCACGATGACAGGGCTCTTTCTGGTCGCTGCCCTCGTTGTTTCGTTCGGGGCACTTCGGGCGCTAATCGGCATCTTTGCTCTCGCATTGTTCGCAGGCGCTACGACCTTCGCTCTGGTTCAGGGGGTCCTTTGGGTCCGGGCCAAGAACGCGGCGGATGATGCCTGGCTGATGAGGGAGAGAGACGATGCGCTCTAGGCTCCTTGCGCTCCTCTTGGGCTTTGCGTCCCTGTTTATGGCGGCAACCGTGCTCGCCCCTCCGGTTCTGGCTCAGGGTCTTCCGAGCGGGCCTGGTCGGTGCTCAGGCAGCTTCGTCAATCCGGTGACCGATGTGTGCTGGGGCTGCATGTTCCCCTTATCGCTGGGGTCGCTCAAGATTTGGCCATCATCGCGTGCTGACACCGACAATCCGGATCTTCCGATCTGCGCCTGCGGCACGCCGGTGCCGCGCATCGGCCTGGCGATCGGGTTCTGGGAACCGGTCCGGCTGATTGATGTCTCGACCAAGCCTTGGTGCTTTCCGAACCTTGGCGGCATCAAGCTCGACCCCGGCTTTCCGATCGGTAACGGTTATGCCTCGGACGGCGCGCAGCTAGGGGGCCAGTCCCAGCGCACCGCCAAATACCACGTGCACTATTACATCTACCCGCTCCTGTACTGGCTCGAAGTGGTGACCGATTTCCTGTGTCTCGAGGCGAGCTCGTTCGACGTTGCCTATATGAGCGAGATCGATCCGCTTTGGCAGGACGACGAGCTGGCATCTCTCCTCAATCCCGAGGCCGCCCTTTTCACCTCAGTCATCGCACAGGCCGCGTGCTCGGCCGATTGCATCTCGGCAACGACCAGATTGCCAATGGACGAGCTGTTCTGGTGCTCTGGTTGCCAAGGTTCGATGTATCCGATGAACGGCAATGTTGGTGCCAATATCGGCATCAAGCAGTCAGCGCGGCTCGCGGCCGAGCGCATGGTCTACAAGCTCCACCGTCAGGGGCTCGCCTGGGGCACCAGTGGATCGAAAGCGCTGTGTTCCAAGTACATCATGCCGATCCTCAAGAAGAGCCAGTACCGGATGCAGCAGGTAAATCCGACGCCCATGGTGAGTGGCCGCGAAGCCTGTTCTCCGATTGGAGCGACCACGATCTTGCCCAAATCTGGGCAGGTCTATCCCGTCAAAGGCGAGGATGTCGGCTTCCTCCTCTGGCGCAAACGCAATTGTTGCATGCTGTGAGGTCGCGCCAATGAACCGCAGAGGACTCTTCCCCGCTCTCGCCGCCAGCCTGCTGCTTGGTGTGACCGCCGTCGTTGCTCAGGATTTGACGGACTTCGACCCGAAAGCGATCGAGGCGCGGGCCGATACACTCAAGGCCGACGCCCAGGCGCTCTTCGACTATGCGACCGCGAACGCGCAAACCCAAGGCGAAGAGGCGCAGACGGTTGTCGCGCAAGGCTATGAGGCCGTTGAAGGCCTGGATGTCTCGCAGATCGCCGGGAAAGATGGCCCAGTCGACTTCGACGAAATGGTGGCTGGCGCCAGGGCTGGCATGGCCCGCCCCAAGGGTGCGCCGCTGTTTGTGGCATTCGCCAGCCTGTCGATGCCCGAAGAGGCGCTTGCACAGATGATCGCCGACACGACCAGAGCAGGCGGCGTTGTCGTTTTCCGCGGCTTCTCTACCGGAAAT from Sphingopyxis macrogoltabida includes the following:
- the traU gene encoding conjugal transfer pilus assembly protein TraU; its protein translation is MAATVLAPPVLAQGLPSGPGRCSGSFVNPVTDVCWGCMFPLSLGSLKIWPSSRADTDNPDLPICACGTPVPRIGLAIGFWEPVRLIDVSTKPWCFPNLGGIKLDPGFPIGNGYASDGAQLGGQSQRTAKYHVHYYIYPLLYWLEVVTDFLCLEASSFDVAYMSEIDPLWQDDELASLLNPEAALFTSVIAQAACSADCISATTRLPMDELFWCSGCQGSMYPMNGNVGANIGIKQSARLAAERMVYKLHRQGLAWGTSGSKALCSKYIMPILKKSQYRMQQVNPTPMVSGREACSPIGATTILPKSGQVYPVKGEDVGFLLWRKRNCCML
- the trbC gene encoding type-F conjugative transfer system pilin assembly protein TrbC; its protein translation is MNRRGLFPALAASLLLGVTAVVAQDLTDFDPKAIEARADTLKADAQALFDYATANAQTQGEEAQTVVAQGYEAVEGLDVSQIAGKDGPVDFDEMVAGARAGMARPKGAPLFVAFASLSMPEEALAQMIADTTRAGGVVVFRGFSTGNPQTFITGIRKVVDQSGASNVAIDPRLFRSFGVDRVPTYVALATDFEPCDQLDCVTTPPPHDRISGNTSVAYVLETFAGANGPGAPVARLALANLRGKR